In Novosphingobium resinovorum, the following are encoded in one genomic region:
- the brxL gene encoding BREX system Lon protease-like protein BrxL, with protein sequence MSTLDDKINEHFAGFVVRKDLVKAVKGNAIVPTYVLEYLLGQYCATDDEASIATGIETVKDILRKHYVHRSEAGLVQSTIKERGRYKVIDQVSVALNEKTDAYEAVFENLGIKRVAIDSATVKAHPKLLVTGIWCIADVQYEFSEDSRISPWIIDTLKPIQIARVDYDGYRETRDKFTTEEWIDLLMQSIGFDPSLFGRRSKLLQLLRLVPFVERNYNLIELGPKGTGKSHIYSEFSPHGQLISGGEITVPKLFVNNSNGRIGLVGFWDVVAFDEFAGREKTANKALVDIMKNYMANKQFSRGVNPMGAEASFAFVGNTDHNVPWMLKNTDLFEALPPQFHDSAFIDRLHAYLPGWEVDIIRGEMFTSGYGFIVDYLAEILRHLRAEDFSHRPDRYFTIPVQTHIRDRAAINKTMSGLLKLIFPNGGETEAEVEELLRFAIECRKRVKDQLLRIDSTFEAADFHYIASDGAKRAVATLEEEEFPQFYHRRSTDDGSEGVNQREIGLVTAEPVSTVAASAAPAVAAAPHSPPTPGHVVFTENRKGISFDKIFGPWTDGATRIIITDPYIRKFHQARNVMELIEMLIRRKQPEDQIAVHLVTAPDDGNIQEQRECLDGIAEACTGTGVDFTWAFDGSGTLHARDITTDNGWKMVLDRGLDIFQPTPRKMNGFSLGERMQEHRMVRGFYVTYVENL encoded by the coding sequence ATGTCGACCCTTGATGACAAGATCAATGAGCATTTTGCCGGTTTCGTGGTCCGTAAGGACCTGGTGAAGGCCGTGAAGGGGAACGCCATTGTCCCCACCTATGTGCTCGAATACCTTCTCGGCCAGTATTGCGCGACCGATGACGAAGCCTCGATTGCGACAGGCATCGAAACGGTCAAGGACATCCTGCGCAAGCACTACGTCCATCGTTCCGAAGCGGGGTTGGTACAATCAACGATCAAGGAGCGTGGCCGCTACAAGGTCATCGATCAGGTTAGCGTGGCGCTGAATGAAAAGACCGATGCCTATGAGGCGGTCTTTGAAAACCTCGGTATCAAGCGGGTTGCCATCGACAGCGCCACGGTAAAGGCGCACCCGAAACTGCTGGTTACGGGTATTTGGTGCATCGCCGATGTGCAGTACGAGTTTTCGGAAGACAGCCGGATCTCCCCCTGGATCATCGACACGTTGAAGCCGATCCAGATCGCCCGTGTGGACTATGACGGCTATCGCGAGACGCGGGACAAGTTCACCACCGAGGAATGGATCGATCTGCTGATGCAGAGCATCGGCTTTGATCCGTCACTGTTCGGGCGCAGGTCAAAGCTTTTGCAACTGTTGCGCCTGGTGCCATTTGTTGAGCGCAACTACAACCTCATCGAGCTTGGTCCCAAGGGGACGGGAAAATCTCATATCTATTCCGAGTTCTCACCCCATGGTCAGCTGATCTCGGGCGGTGAAATCACGGTTCCCAAGCTTTTCGTGAACAATTCCAATGGCCGGATCGGATTGGTCGGCTTTTGGGATGTCGTGGCCTTTGACGAATTTGCCGGCCGCGAGAAGACGGCCAACAAGGCGCTTGTCGATATCATGAAGAACTACATGGCAAACAAGCAGTTCTCTCGTGGTGTAAATCCGATGGGCGCCGAGGCCAGCTTCGCCTTCGTCGGCAACACGGACCATAACGTGCCTTGGATGCTGAAAAATACGGACCTGTTCGAAGCTCTGCCGCCGCAGTTCCACGACAGCGCCTTTATTGATCGATTGCATGCCTATCTGCCCGGATGGGAGGTCGACATTATCCGGGGTGAGATGTTCACATCTGGCTATGGGTTCATCGTCGACTATCTGGCCGAAATCCTGCGCCATCTGCGTGCGGAGGATTTCTCACACCGGCCAGATCGCTATTTCACCATTCCGGTTCAGACCCATATCCGGGACCGTGCGGCGATCAACAAGACCATGTCAGGTCTGCTGAAGCTGATCTTCCCGAATGGAGGCGAGACTGAAGCCGAAGTTGAAGAACTGCTGCGCTTTGCGATTGAATGCCGAAAGCGGGTGAAGGATCAGCTCCTGCGGATCGACAGCACCTTTGAGGCAGCAGATTTCCATTACATCGCATCGGATGGCGCAAAGCGCGCCGTCGCCACGCTGGAGGAAGAGGAGTTCCCCCAGTTCTACCACCGTCGATCAACCGACGATGGAAGTGAAGGTGTGAATCAACGAGAGATTGGGTTGGTAACGGCAGAACCGGTCTCAACGGTGGCTGCTTCCGCAGCACCTGCCGTTGCCGCTGCCCCGCACTCACCCCCAACTCCCGGACATGTCGTTTTCACAGAAAACCGCAAGGGCATCAGTTTCGACAAGATCTTTGGTCCTTGGACGGATGGTGCGACGCGGATTATCATCACAGACCCCTATATCCGGAAGTTCCATCAGGCACGCAACGTGATGGAACTGATCGAGATGCTAATCCGGCGTAAACAGCCTGAAGATCAGATCGCTGTGCATCTTGTCACGGCTCCGGACGATGGGAACATCCAGGAGCAGCGAGAGTGCTTGGACGGGATTGCTGAAGCCTGCACAGGCACGGGCGTCGATTTCACATGGGCCTTTGATGGGAGCGGCACTCTCCATGCACGCGACATCACGACGGATAACGGCTGGAAGATGGTTCTGGATCGCGGATTGGATATTTTCCAGCCAACGCCTCGCAAGATGAACGGTTTCTCGCTCGGAGAACGGATGCAGGAGCACCGGATGGTCCGTGGTTTCTACGTGACTTATGTCGAGAACCTTTAG
- a CDS encoding PD-(D/E)XK nuclease family protein produces MHYPFLVIDPRSGLQYRLTDTGLAELSLAPISAEWAPGRAIAEAPDPVWAESLANAPVETISAVTAALTDLVLATPDLKVPNVDHLPDSRAKRHLLALVALWQRLGDALPEGLAPISHVLALPHGAFLGSLPVVEGSLDPLAPAALQALFARLRDEFGTVPASAYTPRAAIGSRLHALQGGVSAQDIEAGVLDDSLAFYGLRDPAACADFAAAQARALIESGVSAREIAVLSGDDLRQIARAFSAQGVPLSGLPGQLPERDVIGETALHLALAKRPPTPAMVLASLALSPLMPWAAQTGRDLAESLMGGDFRGAILTDTPAHKELWDDIRASAGSLPQLRFLLDRICERIGKGDQVRARLTVPPGEGTPDWEIILRGIQIAPPMVADPDRNLEGVSLWSAHESPWRPCRHLIVSDFTDGLYPTRPRANPLFLDSEIAAIHAGTGVHLRGRAEGLAQSLALLDQQLQAVSGSVTFLIPWRDLAGGRLQPSAGLSLVARAVAGVEDASDLITDLSRQSPAEWPIAYHHLMPVSEPAELPEELTFPGHHLLSLRRRDDGTAKPQSPSRLETLLVSPLAWLLAEVGAEDMSWSTEELDVMARGNIAHDVFEHVFLKDQPFPETEALAELIPEAYDRALTRHAGYLRSPSWEMERRGLEREIMAAALRWRDHLLALNAKIIGNEIWLAGEAHGINLHGKADAILELPDGALLIIDHKKSGTKGRRQRMEAGWDLQAGLYADMIARPMRREGDGMDPLIGRKVAVAYHLMNDGGLLTSGLVLPEGSPARDMGDAVNAGAVAKLAERLAELGAGRVVLNTSEDAAFFKKEAGFTPYALTDGSALVTAFIRTLEEE; encoded by the coding sequence ATGCACTACCCCTTCCTCGTCATTGATCCGCGCTCCGGCCTGCAATACCGCCTAACCGATACCGGTCTTGCCGAATTGTCCCTTGCCCCCATTTCTGCCGAATGGGCGCCGGGGCGTGCCATTGCCGAGGCGCCTGACCCGGTCTGGGCCGAAAGTCTTGCCAATGCGCCTGTCGAGACGATCTCGGCGGTGACCGCCGCGCTGACGGATCTTGTGCTGGCCACGCCGGATCTGAAGGTGCCGAACGTCGATCACCTGCCAGACAGCCGCGCCAAGCGGCATCTCTTGGCGCTGGTCGCGTTGTGGCAAAGGTTGGGGGATGCGCTGCCAGAGGGGCTGGCACCGATTTCCCATGTGCTGGCCCTGCCGCATGGGGCGTTCCTGGGCTCGTTGCCGGTGGTTGAAGGTTCGCTGGATCCTCTAGCTCCTGCGGCGCTGCAGGCGCTTTTTGCCCGGTTGCGGGACGAGTTCGGCACTGTTCCCGCAAGCGCCTATACGCCCCGGGCCGCAATCGGCAGCCGTCTGCACGCGCTGCAGGGCGGTGTTTCAGCGCAGGATATCGAGGCCGGGGTTCTGGATGACAGCCTCGCGTTCTATGGTCTGCGCGATCCCGCCGCCTGCGCCGATTTCGCCGCCGCCCAAGCCCGGGCGCTGATTGAGTCCGGCGTTTCGGCCCGTGAAATCGCCGTGCTGTCGGGCGATGATCTGCGCCAGATCGCGCGCGCTTTCTCAGCCCAGGGAGTGCCGCTCTCGGGCCTTCCGGGCCAATTACCCGAGCGAGATGTCATTGGCGAGACCGCGCTACATCTGGCGCTGGCCAAGCGACCGCCAACTCCGGCTATGGTCTTGGCGAGCCTCGCGCTTTCTCCTTTGATGCCCTGGGCGGCACAGACCGGACGCGATCTTGCCGAAAGCCTCATGGGTGGCGATTTCCGAGGCGCCATCCTCACGGACACGCCCGCACATAAGGAACTGTGGGACGATATCCGCGCCTCGGCCGGCAGCTTGCCGCAGCTGCGATTCCTGCTGGACCGGATCTGCGAGCGGATCGGAAAAGGCGATCAGGTCCGCGCGCGGCTGACTGTCCCCCCCGGCGAAGGCACGCCGGATTGGGAGATAATCCTGCGTGGCATTCAGATCGCGCCGCCCATGGTTGCGGACCCCGACCGCAATCTTGAAGGCGTCAGCCTCTGGTCCGCGCATGAAAGCCCGTGGCGCCCATGCCGCCATCTGATCGTCAGCGATTTCACCGACGGGCTTTACCCAACTCGCCCGCGTGCCAATCCGCTGTTTCTTGACAGCGAGATCGCTGCGATACACGCGGGAACCGGCGTTCACCTTCGCGGTCGGGCCGAGGGGCTGGCGCAAAGCCTCGCGTTACTTGATCAACAGCTTCAGGCGGTTTCCGGCAGCGTCACCTTCCTCATCCCATGGCGCGATCTGGCGGGCGGGCGCTTGCAACCTTCGGCCGGGTTGTCGCTGGTGGCGCGGGCGGTGGCGGGCGTTGAGGATGCCAGCGATCTGATCACCGATCTGTCGCGTCAGAGCCCTGCGGAATGGCCGATTGCGTATCACCATCTGATGCCGGTGTCGGAACCCGCGGAATTGCCTGAGGAGCTTACTTTCCCGGGGCATCACCTTCTGTCCCTTCGTCGGCGCGATGACGGCACCGCCAAACCGCAATCGCCCTCACGGCTCGAGACGCTGCTTGTCAGCCCGCTCGCCTGGCTTCTGGCCGAGGTTGGGGCCGAGGATATGTCTTGGTCGACCGAAGAACTCGACGTGATGGCAAGGGGCAATATCGCCCATGATGTCTTTGAGCATGTCTTCCTGAAGGATCAGCCGTTCCCGGAAACCGAGGCGCTGGCAGAACTGATCCCCGAGGCCTATGACCGCGCGCTCACCCGTCACGCGGGCTATCTGCGCAGCCCGTCATGGGAGATGGAGCGCCGCGGTTTGGAGCGTGAGATCATGGCGGCGGCCCTGCGCTGGCGCGACCACTTGCTGGCGCTCAATGCCAAGATCATCGGCAATGAAATCTGGCTGGCCGGTGAGGCGCATGGCATCAATCTGCATGGCAAGGCCGACGCGATCCTTGAACTGCCTGATGGTGCGCTCTTGATCATCGATCACAAGAAAAGCGGCACCAAGGGCCGGCGGCAGCGGATGGAGGCGGGCTGGGATCTGCAGGCAGGGCTTTACGCCGATATGATAGCGCGGCCCATGCGGCGCGAGGGTGACGGCATGGACCCGCTGATCGGCCGCAAGGTGGCGGTCGCCTATCACCTGATGAATGATGGCGGGCTGCTGACTTCGGGTCTGGTCTTGCCCGAGGGCTCGCCCGCTCGCGACATGGGCGATGCGGTGAATGCCGGGGCGGTAGCCAAGCTGGCGGAACGCTTGGCCGAACTTGGTGCAGGCCGGGTCGTGCTGAACACCTCTGAGGATGCGGCCTTCTTCAAGAAAGAAGCCGGCTTCACCCCCTATGCGCTGACCGATGGCTCGGCCCTGGTCACCGCCTTCATCCGCACGCTCGAGGAGGAATGA
- a CDS encoding UvrD-helicase domain-containing protein yields MAPVNADQGLVIVPAGAGAGKTHRIKTQLSDWVKRGIVRPERILAVTFTEAAAGELRERIRAGLLADGLVAEAMAVERAYVSTIHGLGLRLLTEHALAAGASPQPRHLGDAERDLLIRQALAHAKALDPIKAAPERFGYAPNFVKGETVEDSLRARVLSMIDLLRGLGDKGRDAGLIAPALTRLDAVYGPVLDDPIAATTALQTAVQVMIAAFPEGGMAGITAKTNVEKLEKNLALFKRVDRAPDLLDWDWQVWNDLRSLFISNRSSKTPAGYDDLATAIMAAADVLPCHPGPLADAKLHLSCLIACAQEVMAAYETRKKALGLIDFADMITGAEHLLRTDLAVRQAVLDEIDCVIIDEFQDTNPVQFALLWQLGQHAPRTLLVGDVKQSIMGFQGADPRLSTALAAANPDATQPLDRNWRSTPAIMQFVNAMGAGLFGQGYNPLAPTRDAVAAPAIEVLNATQGRRSQKYSQPPEHIAERIARILTDTETITDRHTKAVRPARPSDIALLVCRHTTAARYAEELRARGVPVRIAEDGWAKSPVIVAARAALAFAANPADIHAGLLLRTLGPDPLPLQEALSAQIEGRLVDDPVLMLLAALSDILARSPVGAGLDLVLDAADLRLWAERQPDAAQSRADLLRLEAEAGEFEAAHRDLKSASGFHGETAKVFLGWLDARGGERDFDRHPDPSANSAEAVEIVTWHASKGREWPITVVAEFDYGIEERAGATATRFDALDRIDDMAVVLGSASLIHTPGFAAPEATRRFIEDRRADFEANAKNLLYVALTRARDRLVLEWPGFLKDREEDAPEATNLFHILSDTCAPQIGAGSLRINGVDCPALITQLPEEAGFTEYAGGAAASALRFGAAAPLPVTPLTPWRLQPSQTRSAGVPPVSRRINIGAPWPKALNDAYRGTALHLALRTYLTRPDLAPALALATGLDDATLALVAERATALKAWLADQGYTDLRAEIPVLGHTPEGAEIPGALDLLAIGPAGAMLIDHKSGGGGDGFGPYWPQLSSYAGLLAGLYPQHPLQGVAVFWVDHGWLELADEGASAGACAQARVN; encoded by the coding sequence ATGGCCCCCGTCAATGCAGATCAAGGTCTGGTCATCGTTCCCGCGGGTGCCGGCGCGGGCAAGACCCACCGCATCAAGACCCAGCTGTCCGATTGGGTGAAACGCGGCATTGTCCGGCCCGAACGTATCCTTGCCGTCACCTTTACCGAAGCCGCGGCTGGCGAGTTGCGCGAAAGGATCCGTGCCGGCCTTCTGGCCGATGGACTGGTCGCCGAGGCGATGGCGGTCGAGCGCGCCTATGTCTCGACCATACATGGACTGGGCCTGCGGCTTTTGACCGAACATGCTCTGGCGGCTGGCGCCTCGCCGCAGCCGCGTCATCTGGGCGATGCCGAGCGGGATCTGCTGATCCGTCAGGCACTGGCACATGCCAAGGCGCTGGACCCGATCAAGGCCGCGCCCGAGCGGTTCGGTTACGCCCCGAACTTCGTGAAGGGCGAGACGGTCGAAGACAGTTTGCGCGCCCGGGTGCTATCGATGATCGACCTCTTGCGCGGCCTTGGGGACAAGGGGCGCGACGCTGGCCTGATCGCTCCGGCACTGACGCGGCTGGATGCGGTTTACGGGCCGGTTCTGGATGACCCTATCGCCGCGACCACCGCGTTGCAGACGGCCGTGCAGGTCATGATCGCAGCCTTTCCCGAGGGAGGCATGGCCGGGATCACCGCCAAAACCAATGTCGAGAAGCTGGAGAAAAACCTCGCGCTTTTCAAACGTGTTGATCGCGCGCCCGATCTTCTGGATTGGGATTGGCAGGTCTGGAACGATCTGCGCAGCCTGTTCATCTCTAACCGCTCCAGCAAGACGCCTGCGGGATATGACGACCTTGCCACGGCGATCATGGCGGCGGCGGATGTGCTGCCCTGCCATCCCGGCCCGCTGGCCGATGCTAAGCTGCACCTGTCCTGCCTGATCGCCTGCGCGCAAGAGGTGATGGCGGCCTATGAGACCCGCAAGAAGGCGCTCGGCCTGATCGACTTTGCTGACATGATCACCGGGGCTGAGCACCTGCTCCGCACCGACCTCGCCGTGCGGCAAGCGGTGCTGGACGAGATCGACTGTGTCATCATCGACGAATTCCAGGACACCAACCCCGTGCAATTCGCGCTTTTATGGCAGTTGGGCCAGCACGCGCCGCGCACACTGCTGGTGGGCGATGTCAAACAGTCGATCATGGGGTTTCAGGGTGCCGATCCGCGCCTATCGACAGCGCTGGCGGCGGCAAATCCCGATGCGACCCAGCCTTTGGACCGCAACTGGCGCTCGACCCCAGCCATCATGCAATTCGTCAATGCGATGGGGGCTGGCCTCTTTGGGCAGGGCTATAACCCGCTGGCGCCGACCCGCGATGCGGTCGCAGCTCCCGCGATCGAGGTTCTGAACGCTACGCAGGGACGGCGCTCACAAAAGTATTCGCAGCCCCCAGAACACATCGCCGAGCGCATCGCCCGTATCCTGACTGATACTGAGACCATCACCGACCGCCACACGAAGGCCGTCCGGCCGGCGCGGCCTTCGGATATCGCGCTCTTGGTCTGCCGCCACACCACCGCCGCCCGCTATGCCGAGGAATTGCGCGCGCGCGGCGTTCCGGTGCGGATCGCCGAGGATGGCTGGGCGAAAAGCCCGGTGATTGTTGCCGCCCGCGCCGCGCTGGCCTTTGCCGCCAATCCGGCGGATATCCATGCCGGGCTGCTCTTGCGCACGCTTGGCCCGGACCCGCTGCCCTTGCAGGAGGCGCTATCCGCCCAGATCGAAGGGCGGTTGGTGGATGACCCGGTGCTGATGCTGCTGGCCGCGCTCTCGGACATTCTGGCCCGCTCGCCAGTGGGGGCGGGGCTTGATCTGGTGCTGGATGCCGCCGACCTGCGTCTCTGGGCCGAACGTCAGCCCGATGCCGCCCAGTCCCGCGCCGATCTTCTGCGGCTAGAGGCTGAGGCGGGTGAGTTCGAAGCCGCGCATCGCGATCTCAAATCCGCCTCGGGGTTCCACGGCGAGACTGCCAAGGTCTTTCTCGGCTGGCTCGACGCCCGTGGGGGCGAGCGCGATTTCGACCGTCATCCCGATCCTTCCGCCAACAGCGCCGAGGCCGTGGAGATCGTCACCTGGCATGCCTCCAAAGGGCGGGAATGGCCGATCACTGTCGTCGCAGAGTTCGACTATGGTATCGAGGAACGTGCGGGGGCCACTGCGACCCGTTTCGATGCCTTGGACCGCATCGACGATATGGCGGTGGTGCTGGGGTCCGCGAGCCTGATCCACACGCCCGGCTTTGCCGCGCCCGAGGCGACCCGCCGTTTCATCGAAGACCGTCGCGCCGATTTTGAAGCCAATGCGAAAAACCTTCTCTATGTCGCTCTGACCCGTGCCCGTGACCGGCTGGTGCTGGAATGGCCGGGTTTTCTGAAGGACCGCGAAGAAGACGCGCCCGAGGCTACGAACCTGTTTCATATCCTGTCCGATACTTGCGCGCCGCAGATCGGGGCGGGCAGCCTGCGCATCAATGGCGTGGATTGCCCGGCGCTGATCACGCAACTGCCTGAAGAGGCGGGATTTACCGAGTACGCAGGCGGTGCGGCAGCGTCAGCGCTGCGATTCGGTGCCGCTGCGCCGTTGCCCGTGACACCGCTAACGCCCTGGCGGCTGCAGCCCTCGCAAACCCGTAGTGCGGGGGTACCGCCCGTGTCCCGCCGTATCAACATCGGAGCACCCTGGCCAAAGGCACTGAACGATGCCTACCGCGGCACAGCACTGCATCTGGCGCTGCGCACATACCTGACCCGGCCCGATCTGGCCCCGGCTTTGGCTCTCGCGACCGGGCTTGACGACGCCACTCTTGCGCTAGTGGCCGAGCGCGCCACGGCGCTGAAAGCCTGGCTTGCCGATCAGGGCTATACGGATCTGCGCGCTGAGATTCCGGTGCTTGGCCACACGCCCGAGGGTGCAGAGATCCCCGGTGCCCTCGACCTTCTCGCCATCGGCCCGGCAGGCGCGATGCTGATCGACCATAAATCCGGCGGCGGCGGTGACGGGTTTGGCCCCTATTGGCCACAGCTTTCCAGCTATGCCGGACTGTTGGCCGGACTATACCCGCAGCATCCGCTGCAGGGCGTGGCGGTGTTCTGGGTCGATCACGGTTGGCTGGAACTGGCAGATGAGGGCGCGTCAGCGGGAGCTTGCGCACAGGCCAGAGTTAACTGA
- the istB gene encoding IS21-like element ISSsp5 family helper ATPase IstB codes for MSDQAPEILLAHHLKALKLPTCLREHHKLARQCAAEGVDHIRFLARLVEMEMIDRERRMVERRIKAARFPAVKSLDSFDFAAIPRLNKMQVLEMARCEWIERRENAIALGPSGTGKTHVALGLGLAACQKGLSVGFTTAAALVSEMMEARDERRLLRFQKQMAGYKLLIIDELGFVPLSKTGAELLFELISQRYERGSTLITSNLPFDEWTETFGSERLTGALLDRLTHHVSILEMNGESYRLAHSRARKAKTRP; via the coding sequence ATGAGCGATCAGGCACCGGAGATTCTTCTCGCTCACCATCTCAAGGCACTCAAGCTGCCTACGTGCCTGCGAGAGCATCACAAGCTCGCCCGGCAATGTGCCGCTGAAGGCGTCGATCATATCCGCTTCCTCGCCCGTCTCGTCGAGATGGAGATGATCGACAGGGAGCGTCGTATGGTCGAGCGGCGCATCAAGGCCGCGCGCTTCCCCGCCGTCAAAAGCCTCGACAGCTTCGACTTCGCCGCTATCCCCAGGCTCAACAAGATGCAGGTGCTCGAGATGGCGCGCTGCGAGTGGATCGAGCGGCGTGAGAACGCCATCGCTCTGGGGCCATCGGGCACCGGCAAGACGCACGTAGCTTTGGGGCTCGGGCTGGCAGCATGCCAGAAAGGACTGTCGGTGGGCTTCACCACTGCGGCGGCGCTGGTCAGCGAGATGATGGAGGCGCGCGACGAGCGGCGTCTCCTGCGCTTCCAGAAGCAGATGGCCGGATACAAGCTGCTCATCATTGACGAACTGGGCTTCGTACCGCTCTCCAAGACCGGTGCCGAACTGTTGTTCGAGCTGATCTCCCAGCGCTATGAGCGCGGCTCCACCTTGATCACCAGCAACCTGCCCTTCGACGAATGGACTGAAACCTTCGGATCCGAGCGCCTCACAGGCGCGCTCCTCGATCGTCTGACCCATCACGTCAGCATCCTCGAGATGAACGGCGAAAGCTATCGCCTCGCTCACAGCCGGGCCCGAAAGGCCAAAACCAGACCCTGA
- the istA gene encoding IS21 family transposase, producing the protein MELYLQVRLACADGMSQRAAAKRFNVSRDTVRKMLSFSSPPGYRRQSAPQRPKLDGFVGIIDGWLEGDRGVPRKQRHTAKRVFDRLRTEHGFTGGYTIIKDYIREREQRSREMFVPLAHPAGDAQADFGEALVEIGGVEQKAYFFALDLPHSDACYVRAYPAAVAEAWVDGHVHAFAFFGAVPRSIVYDNDRCLVAKILPDGTRKRATLFSAFLSHYVIRDRYARPGKGNEKGNVEGLVGYCRRNFMVPIPKFPTWEAFNLWLEEQCRRRQQDKVRGESETIGERLQRDLAAMQPLPATPFEACDQTGGRVSSQSLVRYRTNDYSVPVAWGHQEVWIRAYVDAVVIGCRSEVIARHPRCHAREEVIFDPLHYLPLIEQKINAFDQAAPLQGWDLPEAFGTLQRLMEGRMHKHGRREYVQVLRLLETFTIADLQAAVEQAIDLGAIGFDAVRHLVLCRVERVPPRLDLDVYPFLPRTTVEKTFARAYMSLLSDRQEAA; encoded by the coding sequence GTGGAACTTTATCTTCAGGTCCGTTTGGCTTGCGCGGATGGCATGAGCCAACGGGCGGCGGCGAAGCGTTTCAATGTGTCGCGCGATACGGTGCGCAAGATGCTGTCGTTTTCATCGCCGCCGGGTTACCGGCGTCAGTCTGCACCGCAGCGCCCGAAGCTGGACGGGTTTGTGGGGATCATCGATGGATGGCTTGAGGGGGATCGCGGTGTCCCGCGCAAGCAGCGCCATACGGCGAAGCGGGTATTCGACCGTTTGCGCACCGAACATGGTTTTACCGGCGGCTATACGATCATCAAGGATTACATCCGGGAGCGCGAGCAACGCAGCCGGGAGATGTTCGTGCCGCTGGCGCACCCGGCGGGAGATGCGCAGGCCGATTTCGGGGAAGCGCTGGTGGAGATCGGCGGGGTGGAGCAAAAGGCTTACTTCTTCGCGCTCGATCTGCCGCACAGTGATGCCTGCTATGTGCGAGCCTATCCGGCGGCGGTGGCGGAGGCCTGGGTGGACGGACATGTCCATGCCTTCGCGTTCTTCGGCGCGGTGCCGCGCTCGATCGTCTATGACAACGATCGCTGCCTGGTGGCGAAGATCCTGCCAGACGGCACGCGCAAGCGTGCCACGCTGTTCAGCGCTTTCCTGTCGCATTACGTGATCCGCGACCGCTATGCCCGCCCGGGCAAGGGGAACGAGAAAGGCAATGTGGAAGGGCTGGTTGGTTACTGCCGCCGCAATTTCATGGTGCCGATCCCGAAGTTCCCGACCTGGGAGGCGTTCAACCTGTGGCTGGAGGAGCAATGCCGCAGGCGCCAGCAGGACAAGGTGCGCGGGGAGAGCGAGACGATCGGTGAGCGCTTGCAGCGCGATTTGGCGGCGATGCAGCCTCTGCCCGCTACACCCTTCGAGGCCTGCGATCAGACCGGGGGGCGGGTCTCCTCGCAATCCCTGGTGCGCTACAGGACCAACGATTATTCGGTTCCGGTGGCCTGGGGCCATCAGGAAGTCTGGATCAGGGCCTATGTCGATGCGGTGGTGATCGGATGCCGCAGCGAGGTCATCGCCCGTCACCCGCGTTGCCATGCCCGCGAGGAGGTTATCTTCGACCCGCTCCATTATCTCCCGCTGATTGAGCAGAAGATCAACGCATTCGACCAGGCGGCCCCTTTGCAGGGCTGGGACCTGCCCGAAGCGTTCGGGACGCTCCAGCGGTTGATGGAAGGGCGCATGCACAAACATGGCAGGCGCGAATATGTACAGGTGCTGCGCCTGCTGGAAACGTTCACCATCGCCGATCTCCAGGCGGCGGTGGAACAGGCCATCGACCTTGGCGCCATCGGCTTCGATGCCGTCAGGCACCTGGTCCTGTGCCGGGTCGAACGCGTGCCGCCCAGGCTGGACCTGGACGTCTATCCCTTCCTGCCACGCACGACGGTCGAGAAGACCTTTGCCAGAGCCTATATGAGCCTGCTGTCCGACAGGCAGGAGGCCGCATGA